GAAGCTATCTGTATAAGCCTTCTGAAGCATAGATATAGTTGATAATCTTTTGCTTATTTTCTATGTCTCgtgaatttcaatttgaaatatcTCGGTTATATTCCACAATAAATACCATTTCAcacatcttaaaaaaaaattcaatcagcagACCACTGACGTTGTCGTATCGTCAATAAaacgaaagttattgaaaattcaaggcaaagaaaaaattccaaataCTTCGTTTTCAAAAGAAATATCTCTAAATTCACTCTTCCACATATTTGCTGAGCACCTTGATTAAATTCACTTAAAAACATTGCCGATAATATAGGATGTTCTGTTTGTATCCCGTATTtctgaagaaataaataaatttactGGGAGAACGAAATTTATTTTGTCAATAGCAACCTGtatatttcatcaattttctGGTTTCTACATGAAAATAGATAACTTTGAGCCAAAAATATTTTCCGTTTTCGATATTTTGGGCATAATAGATTTTTCCAATATGCGACAAACTCATGGTAGATATTCTGCATGAAAATAAGAATGATAATTTCCTATATACTCTTAACTTTTGCCCGCTTCGTTTTTCGAGATAACGGTATTTAGTTGGAGATTTTCTTGAAAACTGGCTTTTTATTTATTGCTCTGAAATCAGTCAGTATAGGCGGATTGATTTTGGTGGATATTTCCTAAGAGATGCGCATTTTTGTCACCATTGACGCTTATACGCGTAATGATCTCTATCTCCTGATATTCTTATGTGCTATTTTtaaggaaaaataaaatatcctaAAGCATAAATCAATGTATTGAAGAGAAAGATATGCTTTAAGAtaagtttcatttttcacataaaaATGACGACCCATGCGAAAAAAGgcagaatatttttttctccCAAATTAAGTAATTCGAAGATGATTTTCAGTTTGAAAATATCTCATTGGCTTTTGGTTGTTTTTAAATTGGCAATTGGCATGATCACCTTCATTATGCTTGCCAATGATGAACATAAAATTCTTGAATGCGCAATAATTACCTCTTCAAGCTCACCAAATTTAATTGGCATATCTTGGCCGGTTTCAGAGCAATAAATGAAAAGACAGTTAAGAAAAACTATAATACCTCGTAACTCGGAAATCGAATCATTTGTGGGcaaaaattacatgcagaatcaccTCATCCAGATCCTATTATATCATTGTAACTAAGCACTAAGCCTAAGGCTCCTTTCACGCAATTAGGTTTTTACCGTTAGGTTCTTACCCGATGTCCAAGTAACAATGATTTATATCATTGTTACTGTTGCCATTATTGGCAACTTTCACACGTGTACAGGTTATTTTTATTCCCAAAAATCAATCCGCTGATACTTTCGGCGGCACTTAATACTTATCACCGTGAGATTAGAGAGCTTGATGTGCGTACCTTACGGATAAAAtctgatgaataatttttcatccggTTAACAATTGAAAACCCGACGGTAAAAACCCTTGGTGTGAAAGAAGCTTTTTTACAGTGTGCGGAAAGCGAGTTTCGAAGGGCtataaaaaatggtgaaggtcGGAGAAGAATGGTCTATTCGAATCAGATGACTGCCATCAGCAGCGATTCACTGATGTAGACGATTTCGTATGTTTTCGAACGCTTTTCGGCATTTAACGAGTGGTGGAGCCAGATATTTTTCGGTTACCTACTGCTTTAAGGTAGCCTCAAAGAAAAAAGACGCAGATGTTCAAATCAGATGAGCGTGTTTGTCACCCCACTTCTCCTCTCAGTCAAAGATTCAGGCCCTTATCGTTGATCTCAGTGGAAAAAGTCACCATGGGAAGGTCTGCCTCAAAACAGCATTTTGACATGACAATGTCAAAATGGCTTCGAACCGCCCGCTGGTTCGCTATCACAGAACGGTTATTTTTGCGAAACTCAAGAACGGCAAAGCCTTGATGCATTCCGATCCAAATCATAGTCGACTAAAAACTacagaccctaaggaacacaaaAAGCCCTTCTGCACCTACCTGTTCCATCACTGCCCAATCAATGACTCTGCTATACCCTTTACATAAGGTATCAAACATAATTtgccaaatattgaaaatgaaaccTTGTAGGCTTCCATAAGAAGCGATAACAGAAGCTTCACAAATTTCAAGACGAAACTTGCCTGCGAGAGTTCATTGACTTGATAAAATTAACTGAATTCATTTAATATCGCGCATTTTTGAATGTCAAACTTGACCGAACCTGCGAGATGAAATGTTTTCTTCTTTAAGTTCACCCTCTGATAACTATTTATGGCTTTATGGCTGTTATAATATAATCTGATACAAAATACATTACACTTTCAGCTATGAAACAGAGAACGGAATCAAAGCTCAAgaaactggaacactcaaaaaagGAAAGGGTGGACCAGATGGTGAAGACGCAGTTGTAGCACAAGGTTCTTATTCTTATACTGATAAGGAGGGAAACCAAATATCCGTAGTTTACGTTGCTGACGATGAGGGTGGATTTCAACCACAAGGGGCCCATCTACCAACGCCACCACCCATTCCACCTAACATTCAGAAAGCTCTGGACTGGATAGCTTCACAACCATCAACCACAGAAAGAGCTGGAAGAAGGCGAAAATAAGACCACAACGACTATCTAGAAAATTCAACAGGACTCATGACATTTGAAGACTAGCTATCATAATGGACACGTTAGCTTACCATTTTTCAACTTTAATGTTAAAGTGTTTAAtgtatatattattttttccttcttcttcatATTTCTTCGATGGATGGAAAAATCGctcttttttattttccatttggaAATAATGTTCGCTGTCAATGATTGGATGTAGTCCAACGTTACTCCTTTATCCTTCATTCTGTGATAAGATTTTTCAATCATTGACATCGAAACTGTATAAAGGTTTGCATGATTATTGACATTTGTGAAGCATTTGTACTTAAAAGTAATAAATATCTTGAGCATCACATTACtttgtatattgaaaaatctaTTCTCTCTCTGATTGATCTCTTTTAAGGAAGAGAGTAAGAAAAAGTTGTCCACCAGACAAAGGTCCAATTGTTGAACATTTATGAAGATTGAGACAAAAGGTCTATCAAACtcaaagaaagaaagaaaaggagaaagTAGTTCTATCTTTGGGcactcaaaaaataaaaattaatagaATATTGATTTCATGAGTTCTGAACTTGAGCTTGTCTTGTTGGTTGCAAATTGGTAAGCCATTCATAaactaataaatatttttatcatatttacATTTTTGGCAAAAAAGGTTCATTTGACCCGAAAACTTCCTAGGTACCTTTACCTACACCAACGCTAAATATTTCCAATTCCTTATGCTTCAGATAACTATTTTCCGTATGAGAAACGCCATATCATATTTCGTTACCTTGTCACGATTTTGGGAGAGCAAACTATGTACGAATCTTCTATTTATCTATCTCAATTGAAGATTTCAACTCACCACACAAAATATTTGATATAAGTGTCAGtatttttttctggaatatGCCGGACACATTTTGAGTTCACGGATCTTCAAATAAAAGTCATTCCTTTACAATTTCTCGGGTTCCGCTATAAATAAAACCCACAAATAATTTTTCCCAttcgaatatgaaaaattaacatATTATACGAAAGCGAT
The nucleotide sequence above comes from Coccinella septempunctata chromosome 4, icCocSept1.1, whole genome shotgun sequence. Encoded proteins:
- the LOC123311154 gene encoding endocuticle structural glycoprotein SgAbd-4-like, which codes for MKGFRIYLFTLLVVVVYGRPQGPDKEIKIISQTNEISPEGGYEWSYETENGIKAQETGTLKKGKGGPDGEDAVVAQGSYSYTDKEGNQISVVYVADDEGGFQPQGAHLPTPPPIPPNIQKALDWIASQPSTTERAGRRRK